The Sus scrofa isolate TJ Tabasco breed Duroc chromosome 6, Sscrofa11.1, whole genome shotgun sequence region tcctcatggacactatgtcaggttcttaacctgctgagctacaataggaactcccagcaccACCACTTTCAAACTGTGCCCTTAAGCAAGTCCTTTCCCCACTAGGAACCtcatgttttctcatctgtcaactGGGGATTGAGAAGTTACAGGAAGCTTGGGACAGTCACTGTACCACACGTGGCCAGGGGCTTTATACAGGAAGATGGTCCAATTATGGAGTCGGAGACACAGAGAGGCCAGGAAAGTGATGCTGAGCCACACTCTGAATCCTGCATCTTCCCAGCTCCTCTGCCAAAACCGATCCATCTCCAACTCTGtgcccctctttccctctccaacCCATTTGCACagaagcagcatttttttttttttttttgtctttttgccttttctagggccgctcccatggcatatggaagttcccaggctaggtgtcaaattagagctgtagcagccggcctacaccacagtcatagcaaagcggtatctgagccacctctgtgacctataccacagctcacggcaacgccagatccttaacccactgagcaaggccagggatcgaacccgcaacctcatggttcctagtcagattcgttaaccactgcaccacgaagggaactccagcatgatttttttttttaatcttccattaGATCATGTGAGTCCTCTGCTCAAAACAGAGCTTACCGTCATACTTAGAATAAATCTCCAATTCCCTACCCTAGTTTGCTGGCTTACAGGGAATCTCAAACTTGAGTGTATATAAAAACCACTCAGAGGGCTTATTGAAACacagattcctggagttcccaccatgggtcagcagaaatgaatctgactagtatccacaaggacgcaggtttgatccccggccttgctcagtgagttaaggatccggcgttgctttgaGCGGAGGCATAGGTTAGCGAGAGGGCTAGGatttggtggtgttgtggctgtggcgtaggccaacagctgcagctccaattccacccctagtccaggaacttacatatgccacaggttcagccctaaaaagacagaaaaaaaaaaaaaaaaaaaaaaggtggggagaggggaattATTGAGgattttcctggtggcttagtgggttaaagacccagcattgtcaactgttgctccagtcactgctgtggtatgggtttaatccctggcccaggaaattccacatacctcagacacaaccaaagaaacaaaaaacaaaaatcattgaatgaataaattaaacagtgatagaaaaaaaaaaaaacatacttggAGCCTTTGAAGGAGAGAAACGGTGGCCAGCCAGGAGCACACCATTTCCACCACCTAGAGTGTTGGTTCGTTCCTCCCATTCACTCTACCTGCTTATGAAGCCAGCCTCGGATGTGCACGGGGAGGTTGGGATCCCTTCTGAGCGCATTGCCCCTCTTCCCGAAGGCGTGCACCTTGCTTACAGCCCGAGTAGGCTtctgaggagagaaggagaaCAGAAGTGAACAGGGCCTTAGGATGGGCTggaggggggggggcggtgcagagggacccaggcagcctgagaccttccatgaGCTGCCTTTAGAAGCTgggtcaggggagttcccattgaggtgcagtggaaatgaatcggactaggacccatgaggttgcgggttcgatccctggccttgctcagggggttaagaatccggcatttccatgaactgtggcgtaggttgaagatgcagctcagatcctgtgttgctgtggttgtggtgtaggccagcagctgtatctccaatttgacccctagcctgggaatgtccatatgccatgggtgtggccacaaaaaaaaagccaaaaaaaaaaaaaaaagaaagaaagaaagaaagaaactgggtcACGGAGGCTGCTGTGTTTGGGGTGCAGAATTGCATGTACATCATGCAGAGTTGAAAGATCCTTTTCATGGGTGGCGGTGTTTGGAGGCAAGACAGAGGCTACCGGCCAACAGGGAAGGAATTTGGGAATCAAAGGTCCACTGCCAAGGAGAAGATGCCCTTGGCCACCAGAGCCAGAGTTGTAGCAGAACCTTTGGGATTGGAATTGGCAATGTTGCCTGGGAGGGAGAATCTACGCTGAGTCCCTAGTGATGGATCAACTGGAATCAAAGGACACGTCACTGCCAGAGATGACATCCCTTAATGACCAGGTCCAGTGGGGGGAGGAAAGCCCCAAATCCCTCCTGCCCAAAAGACAGCCCCCCCCCTCCTGTCCACACCGACGTCTCAGGCATCCAGAGCCAGATTCTCACAGGATGCCCTTCCTTGGGGATAGTGCTGCCCAAGGTCAGAATCAAATCTATGGATTCTGAACTTGGGAAGCCAGAAATGAGTGACCGGAATAATAGCTGGAGGACAATAAAATGAATGTCATCACtgaactcgtgtgtgtgtgtgtgtgtgtgtgtgtgtgtgtgtctgtgtgtgtgtgacaattTGGGACACAAGTATCTCGGGCCTCATGGGGCTCTATGCTCAGAGAAGGGGCTTTCCTTGCTGGATTTCAGAACTGGGTAGGTTGGGTGGCTAGAAATAGGACACGAATTTCTCAGTCCTAAGCAAGAGTGCTTCTGAGTTCTTGGCGGGGGAAGGGGGGTGGTTCATGGCTAAGGAGTGGCCTTATCTTAGCAACCAGAGTCAAGTGGGGTTGTTACACTGGCTTCAAATTAGGAAAATCCGAGGGGTGGGTGGGGACGACTGGGAGTGTCCCGGAATTTCTGGCTGCAGCGGGTGGGCAATTTGGTCCTTGCTCCGTCTGGCAGACCCTGTTGCTAAAGATCCTTGCGCTTGACAACCGGAGTCCCTAGGGTGGCGCCAAAACCAGCGCTTGGACAGAGCAGGCTGGGGCGACCCAGagctgccccccgcccctgccccattcctccccagccccaccaagAAGCTCAAACCTTGGTGCTCAGGCTGCCGAGCGAGGAGATGGTAGAGGCGCTGCTGGCCAGGCTGAGGCTGCTCCGAGGTCTGCCCTCCTCCAtcaggggctggggacagaaaGAAAGGGGCTGTGTGCGCCACTCTGCAGATGACCCGGCTGGGGACAGAGACAGGGTCAGGGGCTTGCAGGTCGGAGGAGGCTGAGGAGAAAGAGCCTGTTGTTTggggcctggggggctgggggaggccctgGCCTGGAGACCACATACCAACAGTGATGCCAAGAGAGGTGGGCGGCGCTGgcagctgtggggaggggggcagctgtCTACAGCCCGAGACAGAGAATAGGGGCCCCTTTATTCATGCCCCCTGCACTCTGGCCAGGAATTTGACCCTCACTGTGTTGCTCAAGaccccccccatcccctgcctcttTCCGGTGCCCCCAGCTACCTGTCTCCTGCACCCCCAAAGGCACACCCAGAACAACCCTGCCAAGGCTCTGGGCACCCAGAATGCACAGCCtggcagcccctcccagcccagccagggCACTTACCAGCTCTGGGGTCCCAAGGCCAGAGGGCACAAGAGGGCAGTGTGGGtgcagggaccccccccccagccacagtccccctcctctgcctcttaGGGGCTGCCTCTCACAGCCTTCCTTGCTCACCTGCTCATTCCCACCCTGTCCGTCTCTTTGTCTCTGCCtcaccctctcccttccttctatCCCGTCTCTCTCTCTGCAATCTCCCCTCCCGTCCCTCTCGCTGTCTCTAACCTCTGTCTCTTTCCGTCTCTCCCTTACACACCCTCTCGTCcgcagctcccccaccccctataTCACTTTCTGTCccagtctttctgtttctgtccaAATCCTCTCCTGGGCTCACAATCTCTTTAAGTCTCCCTTCTGTTCCCTCCCTctcgccctctctctctctggccctcCACGTCTGCTGTTTCCTTCTCTCCCGGACGCTCCTTCTCactgtctctcttcctctgctctcccagtttctctttcccctctgctGGTCTTTCCTTCCCCCTGCCAGCCGCCCACGCTGCTGTCCCGGCTCCCAATCCCCGCTGACCCCGCCCCTCTTGGCCTCCCCACCACAGCCTGACCTCTGGCTCAGCTGCCCCCACAGctgaagggaggggctgggggctgggggctgggggctgggggccaccctcccacctccaccccacccatccacccacacGCTCTTAGGTCCCTGCTGGACCGGGTCCCATCAAGGCTGAAGCTGGGATTCCTACATGTTTGGAGAAGAGGAGCTGGGCCTGGACTCCAGGACCTGAGGGGGCAGGTTGTGATCGGAAGCCTGGGTGATTGGCGCCTTGGGAATGGAAGGGAGGGGTAGGGGCTCAGACTACTGGGTACCTGACAAAATGTGAGCCAGGAGTCAGGACTTGAGAATGGAGCTGGGGTCTGGAGGTGTGGCTTGCAGTGGATGGGTCCAAGTCCTCCAGAGAAGAGAGGGCGGCCCCCAGATTGCTGGGTTCTGGCAAGAGCAGGGTCAAGTGGCCAGTGGCAATCTCCACCTCAGATCCAGGTGAGAACTCCGGTCTAGACTGAGGATGATGCCCTCTCAGGAGGGAGGCCTGGGTCCTGGGCGTATTTTGAGGTACAGGATTGCAGACCAGGTTGGTGGTGGggtgccagggactgaaaccatgTCCTTAGGCCTGGAATTTGGGGCAAAAGACCGCCCCCCCACTCCCTTGATGTTGGTGATACCCAGCTAGAATTTCAATTTGTGTAAGCGGAGGTTCTGTATAAATTTGAAGTAGGTGGAGCCTAGGAGTGGCGCCTTGTGCCTGAGATAGGCACGGGATCTGAGGTTTTGGTCCAGTATTTCTCACCGcgtatttgttgagcacctactatgtgtcacgCAGGCAGTGAGCAAAGAAAAGCGCCTGCCTTCAGGGGCcttacacattctctttctcttttgcaatgAATATAGACTCCGCTGTGCCCACCCTTGGGCAAGTGATTTCATGCCcaagactcagtttccccatctgtgaaatggaaataatgatacCTTCCCACACCGGATAGGAAGCCGACTGGACTGGAGGGTGGAAGACTCTAGCCTGGGGCCGGCTGGCTAAATTGGGGGCGGGGAGTAACGGCGTTTGCCTGGAACAGAGGTTGAGCTCGCGCGCTCAAAACCTAACCAGTTCATGAGTTTGATTGGCAGCTCGCCTGCTTCAGGGCGTGGCCACGCTCAGAAATACCGCCGTGACGTCATAAAGTCCGGAATCTCCGCGAGAAGTCCAACCTTGTTTTCCGTTTCGTCCATCACGATTACGATTCGAAACCCCGCCTCCTCTCCTGACGTCACCACGTCCGGCTGCGTTTGTGTATAAAAGCGCTGAGGACCGCGTCAACCCTTACGTCCTAAGTGGCTAGCCGGtgtgtttgtatttgtttctCCGTGTGACCTTGCGCCCATTCGTCGTGACAACGCTTGCAGCAGCCGGTGACAATTTGAGTCCCCGAGCCCGACGCCGGAGGGCGAAATGAACGCTCTGGACTCCCGAGCTGTCCGGAACTGCGATCGCTTGTGGCAGCCCCAGCCGACGCTCCTGCCCCCAGGGTGACGCGCAATCCCGAGCTGGTGAGTTGAGGGGGTCGGAACATCTAGGTTCCTAGGGGTTTGGGGGCGGAGGACTAGAATCCTGGTCAATAACGAGGAGGGAGCTCGAACTTCTGAGTTCCGAGATAGGGGTGTTCGGAGCTCGGACTCCTGTGCCCTAAGGACTCCTGGGAACCTGAACTCCTTTTTCTGGAGAGGTGGGACGAGGCCGGACCCGAGGGCTCGGACTTAGGCAGGAGAAGGAATTGGGAGCTTAGAGTCCTGAGCCGGACAGAGGAAGAGTCTGGGAGCCAGAAGGCACCATCTAGGGATCGGAAGTTTTATGTCTTGGAAGGAGGAGAATGGTGGGCGCCTAATTTTTCAATCCTCAGGAGGATGAGAGAGGCAAGGGACAAGGACTTTGTCCCCAGAGGAAGCAAGCAGAGGACCTGTGTTCTTGCTTCCTGGGACTAGAATTTAATGGGTCAGAGAGGAAATGGGGCTGGGAGCCCTTTGGGCTAAGGAAGGAATGAGTGATGATCCAGACTCTTGGGTGTTGAGAGAGGCTGGGAAACTAGGGACAGAGATGGGTGTGGCTGGGATGAGAAAGGAATGTGGGGCGGGGCCTCTCTGGTTGCTGTTTGTGTTACTATTCGTGTTACTATTTGTGTTGCTATGACTCAAGGTCACTCTCTGATGCTATTCCCTCCATGGCTTCTAAActcgtttccttttttttctcccttttccccagCAGACAAAGATGGCCCCAGGCCAAGTGCCCCACCAGCCTGCCCCCTGGAGGGCTACCCACTCCTTTCTCCTGTCCCCGCTGATGGGCCTTCTCAGCCGGGCCTGGAGCCACCTGAGGGGCCCAGGCCCTCCAGAGCCCTGGCTAGTGGAGGCAGTAACCAGGGCAGACGCGGGAGAACCTGGCCTGGAGGGAGACACAAAGGCTTCTCTGGCCACCCAGCCACAAGAAGAGCCTGGAGAGAGGAGAGCAACTGAGGAGGATGAAGAAGCATCCTGGGGGAGCTACCCTGACCTGGAAGCCAAGTGTTTGCTTTTGGAAACCTGGGGACTTTCAGATGATGAGCGTGGTGGGGAAGCAGCAACCCGCGTCCCTAGAGAGCCCGGAAGTGAATTTATGGATGGCCTTCCTGCTCCCCTGTCCCCCAGCCTTCTGATGAGAGCCCAGCAGGACGTTCCTGGGGAGGAAGAATCTCAGGAAGAAGCAGTTACTGAAGATAAAGACATAATCACCTTCGCTTTTCCTCTGTCACACTGGGAGGGTTGTCCAGGTGtggcagtggaggaggaggaggaggctggagaagCTGTAAATAAAGAAGCTCCTAGAACATCTACCTCCCCCTCAGCTCCAGGACCCCAGCCCCGCTCCTGGGTGTGCTGCGCAGTGGAAGGAgccacagaggaagaaagaacagagaacAAAGCAGCCACGAAGCCCTCCACCTGCCCCTCATCCCTCGGTTCCCACCCCGGGGCCTGGGAGTGTTGTTCAGGGGAGgagcctgaggaggaggaggacagaaaGGTGGAGAAACGAGAGGCTGGCCCAGAGCCCCACTCCGCAATTCTAGCCCAGAGCCCCCTGCTCGGGACCCGGCAGCATCAGTCCAGGGAGATctcagaggaggaagatgaagagaAGGATGAGGACAGGGATCTGGGGGCAGCCGAGGGCCCTTCTTCCAACCTACTCACAAATGCCTTCCTGAGGGCCTGGGTGTACAGACCCGGAGAGGAcacggaggaggaggaagacgggGACAGTGACGAGGGAGCagctgaggaggaaggagaagctgaggaggaaagagaagctgAGGGTCCCTCTTCCAGCCCGCACCCAAGTGCCTTCTTCAGAGCCTGGGTGTATCGACCCGGTGAggacacagaggaggaggaggaggacagggatAGTGATGCAGGAGCagctgaggaggaaggagaagctgGTCCTCCTTCCGTCCCACCCACAAGTGCCTTCCTGAGGGCCTGGGTGTATCGACCCGGAGAGGACACGGAGGAGGAGGACGacgatgaggaggaagaggatggggaATCAGAAGCAGCTGTCTGGGGACCAAGTCCATCCCTTCAGGCCCAGCGTGCCCTCCGCAGGGACCAGATGTATCAGCCTGGGAAGGGAACAGAGGGCGGGGAAGCTGCGGAAGAGCGGGAAGAAGCTGAGCCCTGTCCCTTCCGAGTGGCCATCTATTTACCTGGAGAGAAGACACCACCCCCCTGGGCTCCTTCCCGGCTGCCCCTCCGCTTGCAACGGAGGCTCAAACCCGCAGAAACCCCCACCAGCCCTGCCAGGCATCAGGACCCAGAGCCTCCCCGAAAGACCAGAAAGGTGGGTGCCGAGGGCTCAGATTCTTGAGCATCAGGGAAGAGGGCTGGGAGCTGGAACTCCTGGGTCCCCCCGTGTTGCAGAGGGTTGCGCGTGAGCTCTGCGGGGAGGCTTGTCCCCTGTAATGCAATCCTTTGTAAGAGGCTGGGCCCcagtggggaggaaggagcagTCTCGCTGATGTCAACCCCAGGGAACCACCTCCTGCTTCAGATGAGTCACAGAGAATCGGATGACAGGCGGGTGACTAACCTGATAACAAGCGCTGTGGTGCAATTAAttgtttgcttctctctctctctctccctccctccctccctccccgcctgcacctgtggcccttcGGATCTTGGgtctggattgctgtggctcccCACGTTGGTGCCGGTCCATCTCCAGGTGCGCTTCTCTGAGAAGGTCTCCGTCCATCTCCTGGCGGTCTGGGCTGGACCCGCCCAGGCTGCCCGCAGAGGCCCCTGGGAGCAGTTCGCCCGGGATCGGAGCCGCTTCGCCCGACGCATTGCCCAGGCCGAAGAGGTCCTGGGCCCCTACCTCACCCCTGCTGCCCGGGCTCGGGCCTGGGCACGCCTCGGGAATCCCTCCACTTCTCTGGCCACCCTAGCTGCCCCTACCCAGACCTTACCAATGTCCCCCATCCTGGCCACGCCCTTGAGCCATGATGTGGCCTCCGCCCCCCATCCCTGGGTGTCTCCTGGCCTGGACCTCAGTGGGAGGCGTGGCTGAGTTGAAGTAGTTTCCCTGTTATTAactatttatttggttttttttttttaaactattttcgtGTGTGAATTGATGTAAGGAATAAAGCTTTTTGTAGTGAGTGCTTCTCCGTGCGTGTCTGAACTATCTAGCAGCCACTGCTCCTGGGTCCCCAAGATAATTAGGGGGAACAGCATCAAGACAAGCGCCTCAATAGAAGATAAACTACATTTCCCATCATCTCTTGAATTTGCCTCTTCCCATCCTGAAGCTGCTTTTAAACCAAGtggtgggttttgttgtttttcttcagcctctgcccaaattttatttattttggtcttttgtcttttttagggccccacccgcagcatatgaaggttcccaggctaggggtcacatcagagctgcagctgccggcctgcaacgcagggtctgtgacctacaccacagctcaaggcaacaccaattccttaacccactgagtgaggccagggatccatcccgcCTCCTTatcgatactagtcgggttcattaaccaccgagtcatgatgggaactccaccaaattTTATTAAACTTAGGACAGGTATCACACCAAAGGGGCTGGGAGTTGGATTCACTAATCCCTAAAAAAGGGTAAGCTCCAGTTTTCTGTGTGTCCCTGGAAAACAGAGACTCAACCTCCCACTGTCAGGTGCAGAGTTCCTCAAGGCTTTCAGCTGCCTGATTTCATAGTTATAATTCCTGTGTCCACAGACTTATCCATAAAATGCAGCCAACAATTGCTCACACCTTATGAGAGTAAGGCCCCAAAGAAGTCATAAAACTTCACCTTTCCAGCTTGGAACCCTTCtcagcagtttatttatttatttatttagtctttttgccttttcgagggccgctcccacagcatatggaggttcccaggctaggggtctaatcggagctgtagctaccgggctacgccagagccacagtgattcgggatccgagccacgtctgcgacctacaccacagctcacggcaacgccggatccttaacccactgagcaagggcagggaccgaacccgcaacctcatggttcctagtcggattcgttaaccactgagccacgggaactccctcagcaatttaaataaaaggggagttcccattgtggtgcatcggaaatgaacccaactagtaaccacgagcgGGTTGGATCCcgggcctcccccagtgggttaaagatctggccttgccctgagctgtggtataggtcacagacacggctcagatcccgagttgctgtggctgtggtgtaggccggcagctgtagctccaattcgatccctagctgggattctccatatgcctcagctgcagccctaaaaatcaaaagcaaaaagagtGGCCCAAGGGTCCTGCACCTTATCCAGCTTCATTCCCTGCCCGTCCCCATAGGTTCTCCTGGCTCCTGCTAAGCTATCCTTTCATTCCCAACAGACCAAGCCCCCTTCCACCTTAAGACCTTGGTATGAGCTGTGGCCACTGCATGATGTTCCCATTCCTGAGCCCTCTGGCTCAGCCAGGTCCCTAGGATTCCTCAGACGTAGTATGGTGATATTTTTTCAGACATGCCTTGCTCCGACCCAGCCGGCCAGTTTGTGCCTCCATGTGCCTTCCTACTTCACAGCCGATGagcattttgatttttgttaagACCTACCCCCACAATGGGACTGTGAATTCCAAAGAGCGAGTGCTGCCGAAAAGCCTAGGATGGGGTACCCAGGCAGCGTCTACATAGGTGTTGGGTGATAGAAAACTGGTGCAAAAGAAGCCACGCTGGGGCCCTTTCTCCAAATGAGAAGGCACAGAAGCCGATGAGAGGATTTCATTGAATTTACCCACATGCCAGCTTCCAATCCAAACTGGACAAGCAGATGGCGAAGGCTTGGAGTGGGCAGAGTGGGAAGCGGAAGTCCATGGTGAACATGTCTGGGGCAATGCGGCCGAACTGGAGCACCAGGTAGTCCGCTGAGGaggaaatcagaaatgaaacCTAAGGGGTCTGGTTTCCCTGCGGCGTGCCTGAGCCGCGAGAACTACGACCCCGGAAAGGCTGTGCGGCGCCTTCTCTAGCCCGTAATCCCTCTGAGTCCCGTGTGAACTACACTTCCCAAGAGGCTTTCCAATAGCGTGGAATTCGCCCCGCCCAGGAAAAACGCTCAAGTGCTCATGGGAGAAGTGGTTCTCTCCGCTAACGCTCCCTTGCCCAGGTAAACCAGTTCCTAGGAGCTCACGGTCATCCCGATGCACGATCTGGAAGTT contains the following coding sequences:
- the PPP1R15A gene encoding protein phosphatase 1 regulatory subunit 15A: MAPGQVPHQPAPWRATHSFLLSPLMGLLSRAWSHLRGPGPPEPWLVEAVTRADAGEPGLEGDTKASLATQPQEEPGERRATEEDEEASWGSYPDLEAKCLLLETWGLSDDERGGEAATRVPREPGSEFMDGLPAPLSPSLLMRAQQDVPGEEESQEEAVTEDKDIITFAFPLSHWEGCPGVAVEEEEEAGEAVNKEAPRTSTSPSAPGPQPRSWVCCAVEGATEEERTENKAATKPSTCPSSLGSHPGAWECCSGEEPEEEEDRKVEKREAGPEPHSAILAQSPLLGTRQHQSREISEEEDEEKDEDRDLGAAEGPSSNLLTNAFLRAWVYRPGEDTEEEEDGDSDEGAAEEEGEAEEEREAEGPSSSPHPSAFFRAWVYRPGEDTEEEEEDRDSDAGAAEEEGEAGPPSVPPTSAFLRAWVYRPGEDTEEEDDDEEEEDGESEAAVWGPSPSLQAQRALRRDQMYQPGKGTEGGEAAEEREEAEPCPFRVAIYLPGEKTPPPWAPSRLPLRLQRRLKPAETPTSPARHQDPEPPRKTRKVRFSEKVSVHLLAVWAGPAQAARRGPWEQFARDRSRFARRIAQAEEVLGPYLTPAARARAWARLGNPSTSLATLAAPTQTLPMSPILATPLSHDVASAPHPWVSPGLDLSGRRG